One genomic region from Mus musculus strain NOD/MrkTac chromosome 4 genomic contig, GRCm38.p6 alternate locus group NOD/MrkTac MMCHR4_NOD_IDD9_2 encodes:
- the LOC105247297 gene encoding zinc finger protein OZF-like: protein MDVMLENYNNLLFVENHCIRGKNGKILDEDSQYIAHEHMNIQEKSSKWDKLSNVILESLQCTPYKTNHRSDSLQYSNQKRLKPRNTKEVCKYNDSVNSLTLFSTVSVNQGIYMQKKKHNRNAELEKVFVSKHKVMVKRNNIGGNPYKCSEFHKYLTQREKLQSQQRIYHGKKPYERSKSDKCFTHQIHLSIHQGIHTEEKIYKCSECDKCFKHKFNLTMHQRIHTGETPHKCSECDKYFTEKSSLRTHQRIHTGEKPYKCSECDKCFTRKFDFGIHQRIHTGEKPYKCSECDKCFTEKNSLRVHQRIHTGEKPYKCSECDKCFTRKFRLGIHQRIHTGEKPYKCSECDKCFTEKNSLRVHQRIHTGEKPYKCSECGKCFTTKGNLTIHQRIHTGEKPYKCSECDKCFTTKGHLRIHQRIHTREKPHKCSECDKCFTHKSHLNNHQKIHRGENPYKCSECDKCFTEKNSLRIHQRIHTGEKPYKCSECGKCFTTKGNLIIHQRIHTREKPHKCSECDKCFTHKSHLNNHQKIHTGEKPYK from the exons ATGGATGTGATGTTGGAGAATTACAACAATCTGTTGTTTGTGG AAAATCATTGCATACGTGGAAAGAATGGGAAGATATTGGATGAAGACAGCCAGTACATTGCCCATGAACACATGAATATTCAAGAGAAGTCTTCTAAATGGGACAAGCTTAGCAATGTGATTCTTGAATCCCTCCAGTGTACACCTTACAAAACTAATCACAGGTCTGACTCTCTTCAATACTCGAACCAAAAAAGACTTAAACCCAGGAACACTAAAGAAGTTTGCAAATACAATGACTCTGTAAACAGTTTAACTTTGTTTTCTACCGTTAGTGTCAATCAAGGAATTTACATGCAGAAGAAAAAACACAACCGAAATGCAGAATTAGAGAAGGTTTTTGTTTCTAAACATAAAGTCATGGTGAAACGAAACAATATTGGAGGGaacccttacaaatgtagtgaatttCACAAATATCTTACCCAGAGAGAAAAACTACAAAGTCAGCAGAGAATTTATCATGGAAAGAAACCTTACGAAAGAAGTAaaagtgacaaatgctttacccatcagatccatcttagtattcatcagggaattcatacagaagagaaaatttacaaatgtagtgaatgtgacaaatgtttTAAACACAAATTCAATCTTACTatgcatcagagaattcatacaggagagacacctcacaaatgtagtgaatgtgacaaatacTTTACTGAAAAAAGCAGTCTGAGAactcatcagagaattcatacaggagagaaaccttacaaatgtagtgaatgtgacaaatgctttacccgaaAATTCGATTTtggtattcatcagagaattcatacaggagagaaaccttacaaatgcagtgaatgtgacaaatgctttactgaaaaAAACAGTCTGAgagttcatcagagaattcatacaggagagaaaccttacaaatgtagtgaatgtgacaaatgctttacccgaaAATTCCGTCTtggtattcatcagagaattcatacaggagagaaaccttacaaatgcagtgaatgtgacaaatgctttactgaaaaAAACAGTCTGAgagttcatcagagaattcatacaggagagaaaccttacaaatgcagtgaatgtggcaaatgctttactACAAAAGGCAATCTGacaattcatcagagaattcatacaggagaaaaaccttacaaatgcagtgaatgtgacaaatgctttactacAAAAGGCCatctgagaattcatcagagaattcatacaagagagaaacctcacaaatgtagtgaatgtgacaaatgctttacccacaaATCCCATCTTAATAATCATCAGAAAATTCATAGAGGAGAGAatccttacaaatgcagtgaatgtgacaaatgctttactgaaaaaaacagtctgagaattcatcagagaattcatacaggagagaaaccttacaaatgcagtgaatgtggcaaatgctttactACAAAAGGCAATCTGataattcatcagagaattcatacaagagagaaacctcacaaatgtagtgaatgtgacaaatgctttacccacaaATCCCATCTTAATAAtcatcagaaaattcatacaggagagaaaccttacaagtaG